ttccggTTTTTGACCGGTTATTGACCGGTTTTGAGACATATAACCGGACCGGACTGCACCGGTTTTTCCGGTTGAACCggtcggaccggccggtccggtccGATTTTTAAAACATAGCTTACAGGACATATGACGTaaaattggagttcaattgtagaatttaattggattttctctaaactttacctattaatacacacatacacacatagatgacttataaatttgaattgtttttagttatacaaaaaaaaggctcataaatataaaatcattcaaaccctctcttcctctaattttatacaTAGgattagatatatgattatgtttttttatgatttatttatattagactcctcgttttgtacatgaaattaactcatttggcagaaaaattaaatttttttaattagatgggacatatctatctatctatatatataaatgacttataaacttgaattatttttagttctataaaaaaaaagctcataaatataaaatcatttaaagattatgtttttttttctatactactatttaaggggcttcccctgtttggattccacattttaaatgcctaaagtaccctcatcatatccacttacaagttttcaactaacgataataaatatgtaaattaaaacttttacactttaaaacccacaaactcacgtaCGCTTTGCAGTTTCTATCTAACTTTCTACATTTATTTAGTTTAACTCTACATcctcctttatttttcttcagattaaagacatttattgtcaaaggttccaacaaattttcaggttctatcttttgcaagttcctctttgttttcttttctttggtttatgattgactttctttgaactctacttttttttattttttttaaaaaattatatgtatcaTGTtaactctccttttttttttttttctttttaaatgtaattttgatcTTCCCTCTCCTGTTCTCTCAAATCCCAGGGAcgacttctcaaaaaaaaaaatcatcttctCTTTCGCGCTCTCAATCCTCAGGTGTGTGAATTGCGCTCTTTATTCGAGGGAGTTCAAATAAAGGATATGCATACGTGATTGAAGGTTCATATGCTCATAGATCATGCAAAGTGTTAGATGAGTCAAGGAAGGTAGTGGCTGAGATCAAGAGGAAGGAAGCGAGTAAGGGAGGAGTATCATTTGGGCACGAGGTTTTTGTTTTAGTCGTGCAACCTGGTTTTGATCCTGGATTCGCTATGGCTTTAGTTCTACTAACTCAcgtttgtatcttttttttttcttttcttcagagAAACCCATTTGAATAagtatctttgtttttattttaaatggttGTTAATTGCAAATCTCTCTATTTGCGTTGcttttggttgttttgtttcctctttctctttcattaGTTTTActatcattgtatatgttttgttttgttttatttagttatttatttaaatagttgatgatgtggtgattagattttaaagagtccatgatagagttaaattctaaaaaatatttatcttctgtttcctcacttcttcttcttcttttcttttttatatattttttccttctttgtatttttttttctttgtaatattttttttttacttttggtgttaaattttattttattttagttatttatgtaaatagttgatgatgtggtgattagattttaaagagttcATGATAGAGttgaattctaaaaaatctttatcttctatttcctcacttttttttgtttccttctacgttttattttttctttaaaatttttttttttttaccatcattgtatatgtttttggcattaaagttatttagtttttttttttatttagctatttatctatactattatttaaggggtttcccCAGTTTGAaatccttattttttaattcaaaaatgtcATTAcactcctatgtttaagtagagacaaaactaaaggataatttggtaaaaatacaactttaactcctactaaaacattgcctaaaaaataggacaacTCTCTTATTATTTTCCTATCTTTATCACTACTTTGGATaactgtcttttttttttctttttttttttgaattttcaaaataaaacatttgaataaaaaaaacacaattatcTTTGTAAAAACACATATGCCGGactgatttaaaaaaaaaaaaaaaacacagccgTACACAAATTTAAGACAAACTCCATATTTCTACCCAACAGTTTTAAATTTCCCCCTTATCATtaactggttttttttttctttttctttttagggaaGCATTATCATTAAGCAGTTAAGATCACACTCACGCACATGCTCagaggcttttttattttttgggtaaaagttaatttagagcattcattataatttcggattactacatttttcaatcataaaaaaaatctaggggtgtgatgaaagaTTATATTCACCACACATATttctcatcacacccctaggttttttttttttttgttgtgattgaaaaatgtaataatcataaattataatgaatgctctaaattaatttttacccaaaaattagaaaagcctctgagcacgcgcgtgagcgcgTGTTCAGAGGCTAgtatggtttacttatattgaactcctcgttttttacactaaattaacttatttgaaacaaaaattaaaaaaaaacttagattaaatgggacacatgttgcaaaattaaactctaattgaaatccaatttttacattgaattaactcacttggtacaaaattttaaaaacttagattagttGGGACATGTGATGCAAAATTAGACActaattgaattcaaattcaaaattaaactcagttttatctattatatatatatatatatatatatatatatatagagagagagagagagagagagagagagagagagagagatatggaTTAGTCAATCTAGCCCTTCCATCTAAACCGGTTAGCAAATGAcatcatttaaatatatttttttattgaaaattttaaccaaaaacaTTCATGAGATGCAGCCATTTAATagatcttgttttttttttttttaatgagtattattattattttagaaaaatgtttTAAACAGATTTGTACCCATTTGCCATCccttaaattgacaaaaattaatgaatttgatAGGGGactaataaattgaattttaaaaggGGGAGCAAGGGAAACTCGTTGAGCGTTTCTTTTCACTGACACACTACTACAGTGGTCCAGTGGAAGGATTGGAAGCAAATGTTAACTCGACGCTTTCCTTCGATGGCGTTTTCTTTCACTACTACATCTCTGTCGCTGCGTTCTCCACCCGGACCCCCTTCAAAAATCCTCACCCTTACCTTCTGTTCCAACTCCCATTCAATCCCTCTTGAATCTTCAAAACGCGTAAAATCTTTTACCCTTCTTTTTTgtcctttcacttttttttttttttggtggtaatataagatttattattctttcagGGCTTGCTTAAACCAGGTTTATATCTAGTAGGAACACCAATTGGAAATCTCGAAGATATCACATTACGGTTACTCACTTAATTTGTTACTTCTTTTTAATTATAACCATCTTATTTTCATAGctcatatttgatttttgaaacacttaaatGCTGCAGTGCTCTCCGTGTGTTAAATTCAGCCGATGTGATACTTTCAGAAGACACAAGGCATTCGGGGAAGTTGCTTCACCATTACAATATTAAAACTCCTCTTGTAAGTCTTCATTTGAGTCCTTGGTCCGTCGGTCTATATATCCGATTATTTTTATACCATTCTGATTGTATAACTCTTTAATTCAGTTGAGCTATCACAAGTTCAATGAATCTCAAAGAGAACAAGCCGTGTTAAAGAGGCTGAAGCAAGGTGAGATCGTCGCGTTGATTAGTGACGCCGGGACGCCCTGCATTAGCGATCCTGGTGTGGAATTGGTGAGTGTTTTTTTGTGTCCTAATAAAACCTTATTGTGCTGAAATGTATCTTCATCACAGTTTATAGTTGTTGTGGTgcatcgttttttttttttttttggcttgaattGAGTTGAATTAAAATGTGGTAGAGTGATGTGGAAAGTAGTTCAGCGGTATTCTGAATGTGGTACATAAATATAGATATAGTTAGTGTCGAATTCTCTTGTTCAGTCTTAACATGAATGTTGATATTTATATCTTATATGTTATTATTTCATAAAATGCAGATAGCGTAGAGTACTCATGTTTGCAGCAAACAAGAGTTATAGTAAGTATTTGGCTGATTTTTAAGCTACAATTGGTAGACCATCATccgtctttctctttctttcgtttctgtttttttttctcctttcgGTAAGGATAATTTGAGAATGAGAGGGAGGGATGAGGCCTATGAGCTTAATTCTGGCACCAAAAGGAGTACCCTGACTGCTAAAGTGGTTTAGGAACTTATAAATCATCTTACTTGGATCATTTTTTGCACAAACTTGTCCTACCTTCCGTTATATGAGTGAGCTGTCAGACGTCAAATAGCTTACAGACAGAGCGAAGCATGTTATCAGTTTGGGTTTACCTTTTGCAACTTTTTTCTGAAACAAAGCCCTAGATTCCTCAAGCTATCAGTGCCGGAATGAGAATAAAGAATATGGTTTAAGTGATGGGTTCTAGTTACCTCAATTGGTAAAACCAATTGAtatcttggtctaataataaagagcaaaTAATCATGGAGTGCATGTCATAGGTTCAAATCCTATcgtaagtataaaaaaaaaaatttgttaatttaatttaactaaTTAGAGGTTGGACCTTGGAGCAATGGCAAGTACCCTAAGCGATATGCTGCAGGTTGAAGTCCAGGAATTAGCCTCTAAGGCTACCTACCAACCAACCGTCTTAGACCCTGGAAAAGTGGGAACCTTGTGCCTTGGGTGTTCATTTACTTTTTAAACTACTTTAAATGTTTTAATAATATGAGCTTGTACATGTGTGCatgggtgtttgtgtttctttgttttgaaataaacTCTGTATGGAAGTAGACTAATATACAAATTGACTTGAtgattataaatatatagttcCTTCACTTCAACATTTTCAAAGGTGCATGGAATTTATCCGGTTGATTCCCCAGTCCCCCTGTCCTGAAGGTTTCAAATCATACTCGGATTTTGCTGGATGTTTGTATTTGAGTTTTCACTGttgatttattttgagaatttaacaCATATTTGAAATCTTGGTGCAGGCAAAGTTATGCGTGGATGAGAATATTCTTGTTGTTCCTATCCCTGGGCCTTCCGCTTTGGTAGCTGCTCTTTCTGCCTCTGGTTTGGCCACTGATGAATTTACATTTGGTAATTTTCTTACTCATAATGTGGGCTGACATACTCATTGGAGGATGCAGTGTCCAAAATATTAGGATTTTGAAAACCTTTTTGTTTAAAAGGTAAATTACACAAACATCCTGTAAGTTATGAGCCCACAACCTCATCCTCAACCTTTTTGTACAAGAGGAGGATCTGCCATTTGGACTAAAGCTAATTGGCTATTGGATTTTAAAAccttatattataaataatgcTGCAGTTGGATTTCTTCCTAAACATGCCGGGTCAAGAAGAGAGAGACTGATGGTTTCTGCAAATGAGATGATGACTCAAATATTCTATGTTCCTCCACACAAGCTTCACCAGTTTCTTGAAGACACTTCTTTACATTTCGGTGACTCTAGGTACCTAAATGAACACATCTTGTATCTACTTGTATTAACTATTATGCAATGGTATTCTTGGTTTtcattctaataaaaaaatttgttacttgtcaaaaaaaaaaaaaaaactatgcaaTCGTATTCTTGGAATTGAAAtctattcttcaatttt
This genomic stretch from Castanea sativa cultivar Marrone di Chiusa Pesio chromosome 1, ASM4071231v1 harbors:
- the LOC142639788 gene encoding uncharacterized protein LOC142639788 isoform X3, whose protein sequence is MLTRRFPSMAFSFTTTSLSLRSPPGPPSKILTLTFCSNSHSIPLESSKRGLLKPGLYLVGTPIGNLEDITLRALRVLNSADVILSEDTRHSGKLLHHYNIKTPLLSYHKFNESQREQAVLKRLKQGEIVALISDAGTPCISDPGVELAKLCVDENILVVPIPGPSALVAALSASGLATDEFTFVGFLPKHAGSRRERLMVSANEMMTQIFYVPPHKLHQFLEDTSLHFGDSRQCVIAREMTKMHEEFWRGTLADAKEVFSTYQPKGEITLLIEGKEKSMVETPSECVLENQLRDLISSGHSLSTAVKLVAGGTSVSRKTIYSLALRKFGKQLEAEDDSN
- the LOC142639788 gene encoding uncharacterized protein LOC142639788 isoform X2 — protein: MLTRRFPSMAFSFTTTSLSLRSPPGPPSKILTLTFCSNSHSIPLESSKRGLLKPGLYLVGTPIGNLEDITLRALRVLNSADVILSEDTRHSGKLLHHYNIKTPLLSYHKFNESQREQAVLKRLKQGEIVALISDAGTPCISDPGVELAKLCVDENILVVPIPGPSALVAALSASGLATDEFTFVGFLPKHAGSRRERLMVSANEMMTQIFYVPPHKLHQFLEDTSLHFGDSRQCVIAREMTKMHEEFWRGTLADAKEVFSTYQPKGEITLLIEGKEKSMVETPSECVLENQLRDLISSGHSLSTVMASTQRVYQILVFPIHLHMLQRLSSWWLAEHQSVGKQYIHLHCGNSGSNSKQRMIQINANHTVSDTTCLLLD
- the LOC142639788 gene encoding uncharacterized protein LOC142639788 isoform X4 — protein: MLTRRFPSMAFSFTTTSLSLRSPPGPPSKILTLTFCSNSHSIPLESSKRGLLKPGLYLVGTPIGNLEDITLRALRVLNSADVILSEDTRHSGKLLHHYNIKTPLLSYHKFNESQREQAVLKRLKQGEIVALISDAGTPCISDPGVELAKLCVDENILVVPIPGPSALVAALSASGLATDEFTFVGFLPKHAGSRRERLMVSANEMMTQIFYVPPHKLHQFLEDTSLHFGDSRQCVIAREMTKMHEEAVKLVAGGTSVSRKTIYSLALRKFGKQLEAEDDSN